One Epidermidibacterium keratini DNA segment encodes these proteins:
- a CDS encoding ABC transporter ATP-binding protein, with the protein MTAQASGPAPTNAPGADSAYAVELVDITKRFPGVVANKDINLKVRRGTVHAIVGENGAGKSTLMKTLYGMQRPDEGQIFIDGTLTTFHSPADAIAVGIGMVHQHFMLAENFTVLENIVLGAEKLHGIGDSAREVIAKIGSDYGLEVEPDELVANLGVGDRQRVEIIKVLYRGAKTIILDEPTAVLVPQEVDELFDNLRELKSEGLTVIFISHKLDEVLSVADDVTVIRRGTTVAEVDPKQTTARELAELMVGNELPEPATRGNTVQEHVVLDIRDLVVHDATGRSVVDDIDLQIHAGEVLGIAGVEGNGQEELIEAIIGMAIVQNGTISLEGEDIAEWSTRKRRESGVGLIPSDRHRFGLLLDSSLWENRILGHQTEKPNVKGPWIDVKAAKADTVRIVAEEDVRTPSIDVTAGSLSGGNQQKLIIGREMAHTPKLLIAAHPTRGVDVGAQAAIWDKLRAARAAGMAMLLISADLDELIGLSDRLEVILRGKLVRSFDPSKVTPEDLGSAMTGADGSRDVRTTGGDGSDGRTRDAGPPAAQSPGSTPTPSGSTPVAPDSEETR; encoded by the coding sequence ATGACTGCACAGGCTTCCGGCCCGGCGCCCACGAACGCGCCCGGCGCCGACTCGGCGTACGCCGTCGAACTCGTCGATATCACCAAGCGATTTCCCGGCGTTGTTGCCAACAAGGACATCAACCTGAAGGTGCGCCGCGGCACGGTGCACGCCATCGTCGGCGAAAACGGCGCGGGCAAGTCGACGCTGATGAAGACGCTCTACGGGATGCAGCGCCCCGACGAGGGCCAGATCTTCATCGACGGCACGCTCACCACGTTTCATTCGCCGGCCGACGCGATCGCGGTCGGCATCGGCATGGTGCACCAGCACTTCATGCTTGCCGAGAACTTCACCGTGCTGGAAAACATCGTCCTCGGCGCGGAAAAGCTGCACGGCATCGGCGACTCGGCGCGCGAGGTCATCGCCAAGATCGGCAGCGACTACGGCCTGGAGGTCGAACCCGACGAGCTCGTCGCCAACCTCGGTGTCGGCGACCGGCAGCGCGTGGAGATCATCAAGGTCCTCTATCGCGGCGCCAAGACGATCATCCTCGACGAGCCGACCGCCGTACTCGTCCCGCAAGAGGTCGACGAGCTCTTCGACAACCTGCGCGAGCTCAAGAGCGAAGGCCTGACGGTCATCTTCATCTCGCACAAGCTCGACGAGGTGCTCTCGGTCGCTGACGACGTCACCGTCATCCGCCGCGGCACCACCGTCGCCGAGGTCGACCCGAAGCAGACCACCGCGCGCGAGCTCGCCGAGCTGATGGTCGGCAACGAGCTCCCCGAGCCGGCCACCCGCGGCAACACCGTGCAGGAGCACGTCGTACTCGACATCCGCGACCTCGTCGTCCACGACGCCACCGGACGGTCGGTCGTAGATGACATCGACCTGCAGATCCACGCCGGCGAGGTCCTCGGGATCGCCGGTGTGGAAGGAAACGGCCAGGAAGAGCTGATCGAGGCGATCATCGGCATGGCCATCGTGCAAAACGGCACCATCTCGCTCGAGGGCGAAGACATCGCGGAGTGGTCGACCCGCAAGCGCCGCGAGTCAGGCGTGGGCCTGATTCCCTCGGACCGGCATCGCTTCGGGCTGCTGCTGGACTCCTCGCTCTGGGAAAACCGCATCCTCGGCCACCAGACCGAGAAGCCCAACGTCAAGGGGCCGTGGATCGACGTCAAGGCCGCCAAGGCCGACACCGTGCGCATCGTCGCCGAAGAAGACGTCCGCACCCCGAGCATCGACGTGACCGCCGGTTCGCTGTCTGGCGGCAACCAGCAAAAGCTCATCATCGGCCGCGAGATGGCCCACACGCCCAAGCTGCTGATCGCCGCACATCCCACCCGTGGCGTGGATGTCGGCGCGCAGGCCGCGATCTGGGACAAGCTGCGCGCCGCCCGTGCCGCCGGCATGGCGATGCTGCTGATCTCGGCCGACCTCGACGAGCTGATCGGACTCTCTGACCGGCTCGAGGTCATCCTGCGCGGCAAGCTGGTGCGCTCCTTCGATCCGAGCAAGGTCACCCCCGAGGACCTCGGCAGCGCGATGACCGGCGCCGACGGATCTCGCGACGTGCGCACCACCGGAGGCGACGGCTCTGACGGGCGCACGCGTGATGCCGGACCGCCAGCCGCACAGTCGCCGGGCAGTACGCCGACACCGTCGGGCAGTACGCCGGTCGCACCCGATTCGGAGGAGACTCGATGA